In a genomic window of Sphingomonas lutea:
- the lptF gene encoding LPS export ABC transporter permease LptF: MVLERQNVPGVALIDRYLARQIAIPLIGSLILAAMLLVLDKMLRLFQYVVDAGGPVSVVWRMLANLLPEYLALGIPIGLMLGILLAFRKLALSSELDALKGIGVGYGRLLRVPYFYAVPLMFLNLAIVGYVEPASHYRYEGLRFDLKSGALGAAIKVGEFNRLGRNLTLRIDRSEDDGTRLHGIFVQMNDGGMSVAATAEHGQFLATDDEDTILFRLERGRLIQDSAKFSTPRTLAFDSYDLPISLPVIDQFRIRGVNESDELYLHELWRVGYGGGASSQEQMLEAQATLNFRIVEVIMMLMLPLLAVALAVPPKRSSSALGIFIGILIVVAYHKVNQYAEQAGSQGRLDPILALWVPLVLLSVLIVWMYHVLAHRPGGQPIGALERFFAKLGKALRRATRGPKPA, encoded by the coding sequence ATGGTGCTGGAACGACAGAACGTGCCGGGCGTCGCCCTTATTGACCGCTATCTTGCGCGACAGATCGCGATTCCGCTGATCGGCTCGCTGATCCTCGCGGCGATGCTGCTCGTGCTCGATAAGATGCTCCGGCTGTTCCAATATGTGGTCGATGCCGGCGGCCCGGTCAGCGTCGTATGGCGCATGCTCGCCAACCTACTGCCCGAATATCTGGCGTTGGGCATCCCCATCGGCCTGATGCTCGGCATCCTGCTCGCCTTTCGCAAGCTGGCGCTTTCATCGGAGCTCGATGCGCTGAAGGGCATTGGCGTGGGTTACGGCCGGCTGCTTCGCGTGCCCTATTTCTACGCGGTCCCCCTGATGTTCCTGAACCTCGCCATCGTCGGCTATGTCGAGCCCGCCTCGCACTATCGCTACGAAGGGTTGCGCTTCGACCTCAAGTCGGGGGCGCTGGGCGCGGCCATCAAGGTGGGGGAATTCAACCGGCTCGGCCGCAATCTCACCTTGCGCATTGACCGCAGCGAGGATGACGGGACGCGCCTTCACGGCATCTTCGTCCAGATGAACGACGGTGGGATGTCCGTCGCCGCCACGGCCGAGCACGGTCAGTTCCTCGCGACCGACGATGAAGACACCATCCTCTTCCGCCTCGAACGCGGCCGGCTGATCCAGGATTCGGCGAAGTTCAGCACGCCGCGCACCCTCGCCTTCGACAGCTACGATCTGCCGATCAGCCTTCCCGTGATCGACCAGTTCCGCATTCGCGGCGTCAATGAATCGGACGAGCTCTACCTTCATGAGCTCTGGCGGGTCGGCTATGGCGGCGGCGCCAGTTCGCAAGAGCAGATGCTCGAAGCGCAAGCGACGCTTAACTTCCGCATCGTCGAAGTGATCATGATGCTGATGCTGCCCCTGCTCGCGGTGGCGCTCGCGGTGCCGCCGAAGCGCAGCAGCAGCGCGCTCGGCATTTTCATCGGCATCCTGATCGTCGTCGCCTATCACAAGGTCAATCAATATGCCGAGCAGGCGGGCTCCCAAGGGCGGCTCGATCCGATCCTCGCTTTATGGGTGCCCCTCGTCCTGCTCTCCGTCTTGATCGTCTGGATGTATCACGTCCTCGCCCATCGCCCTGGCGGGCAGCCGATCGGCGCGCTCGAGCGGTTCTTTGCCAAGCTCGGCAAAGCGCTGCGCCGCGCAACGCGAGGGCCGAAGCCGGCGTGA
- a CDS encoding diacylglycerol/lipid kinase family protein: protein MPVTGGRSRPRIALLSNPKSTGNVAQLPRIRAFCADHPDIFHYEVEHANQVGQAMKTIAQIRPKVLAINGGDGTVQAALTEIHNGGHFGDEPPPVAVLPSGKTNLIAIDLGARGDPIAALERLIELAQADLAPFIVHRELIALRHSGNLDRPAIGMFLGGAGLAETMIWCRDKVYPLGLPNGVAHVITAIALIMKTLLRVRASFLPPDFKPMQVSMREAGNTLSGRYSLLAVTTLEKLLLSGELVAGRGGSLKLLAIDERPLTLIRAFFASIIGKIGTSHVRGVHFEEADEITIEGESSNVILDGETFRAELGRPIMLSPAQPLSFVKLAA from the coding sequence ATGCCCGTGACCGGCGGGCGCTCGCGTCCTCGGATCGCATTGCTGTCGAACCCGAAATCGACCGGCAACGTCGCGCAATTGCCGCGGATCCGCGCCTTTTGCGCCGACCATCCCGATATCTTTCACTATGAAGTGGAGCACGCCAACCAGGTCGGCCAGGCGATGAAGACCATTGCCCAGATCCGGCCCAAGGTGCTGGCGATCAACGGCGGCGACGGCACGGTCCAGGCCGCCTTGACCGAGATTCACAACGGCGGGCATTTCGGCGACGAGCCGCCGCCGGTCGCGGTGCTGCCGAGCGGCAAGACCAACCTGATCGCGATCGACCTGGGCGCGCGTGGCGACCCGATCGCCGCGCTCGAGCGGCTGATCGAGCTTGCGCAGGCCGATCTGGCGCCCTTCATCGTCCACCGCGAGCTGATCGCGCTTCGGCACAGCGGAAACCTCGATCGTCCGGCGATCGGCATGTTCCTGGGCGGCGCGGGATTGGCCGAGACGATGATCTGGTGCCGCGACAAGGTCTATCCGTTGGGTCTTCCGAACGGCGTCGCGCATGTGATCACCGCGATCGCGCTGATCATGAAGACGCTTCTGCGCGTCCGGGCGAGCTTCCTGCCGCCTGACTTCAAGCCGATGCAGGTTTCGATGCGCGAGGCCGGCAATACGCTGAGCGGGCGCTATTCGCTGCTTGCCGTCACCACGCTGGAGAAATTGCTGCTGTCGGGCGAATTGGTTGCGGGCCGCGGCGGTTCGCTCAAGCTGCTGGCGATCGACGAGCGCCCGCTGACGCTCATTCGCGCCTTTTTTGCGAGCATCATCGGCAAGATCGGGACATCGCACGTGCGCGGCGTCCATTTCGAGGAAGCCGACGAAATCACCATCGAGGGTGAAAGCAGCAACGTCATCCTGGATGGCGAGACCTTCCGTGCCGAGCTTGGCCGGCCGATCATGCTGAGCCCCGCCCAGCCGCTATCCTTCGTCAAGCTGGCGGCGTAA
- a CDS encoding ATP-binding protein: protein MIGDGDDDVRFDWRRGGAAGAGLLAALVLLAMVFLVKFANDAREQALSAERRAYDVALVVRNVSSNISRAEAALGRFVLDEQAETGALYSNDWAVAGHQIRQLARLIRGNEQQEARVQELERLYRVRGEELAIAARAALAGQDQSGISYFYQAGRSGTLRQLDSKLNEIIVSERRALRERIEQSQFFSAEADRLTDYLSWLGILVGIGAISLGVVAVQALRQNAAARRQAESEAERAENLEVAVRDRTQELWEANQALKAEAMEREAAEAQLRQVQKMEAVGQLTGGIAHDFNNMLAVVVGGIDLAQRRLNGPRREVLMHLQNAMEGATRAAALTRRLLSFARSEPLLPERVDSRDLINGMSDLLDRTLGERIKVDVELDPETWPSYVDPHQLENAIVNLAVNARDAMDGQGMMRIATANVTLAANEVGDVRPGQYVKISVTDTGCGMTSDVLEHAFEPFFTTKPVGKGTGLGLSQIFGFAHQSGGEVGIESEVGKGTTVAIYLPRTEVEAKVRVHPAVQRAAEEDVHVPGARILLVEDDPRVRTATVDALEDLDYDPVACSSGAEAIELFHAREFDLVITDVIMPEMTGPELIKHLTTNYERDFAVLFVTGYVGDGESDELRGHELLRKPFTVGALAGAVSAALARTAIDPPRPSAAAAKA, encoded by the coding sequence ATGATCGGGGACGGGGACGACGACGTTCGCTTTGACTGGCGGCGGGGTGGCGCGGCCGGAGCGGGCCTGCTTGCGGCCCTGGTGCTGCTGGCGATGGTTTTCCTCGTCAAATTCGCCAACGACGCCCGCGAACAGGCCTTGAGCGCGGAGCGGCGGGCGTATGACGTCGCGCTGGTCGTCCGCAACGTCAGCTCCAACATCTCCCGCGCCGAAGCCGCGCTTGGCCGGTTCGTGCTCGATGAGCAGGCTGAGACCGGCGCGCTTTATTCGAACGATTGGGCAGTCGCCGGCCACCAGATCCGCCAATTGGCGCGACTGATCCGTGGCAACGAACAGCAGGAAGCGCGCGTCCAGGAGCTTGAGAGGCTTTATCGCGTCCGTGGCGAAGAACTGGCGATCGCCGCCCGTGCTGCCCTTGCCGGGCAGGATCAGAGCGGCATCAGCTACTTCTACCAGGCGGGCCGGTCCGGCACGCTGCGCCAACTCGACTCCAAGCTCAATGAGATCATCGTCAGCGAACGGCGCGCGTTGCGCGAACGCATCGAGCAGAGCCAGTTTTTCTCGGCCGAAGCCGATCGGCTCACCGATTACCTGAGCTGGCTTGGGATTCTCGTTGGGATCGGTGCCATCTCGCTAGGCGTGGTGGCGGTGCAGGCGCTGCGGCAAAATGCGGCCGCCCGGCGCCAGGCCGAAAGCGAGGCCGAGCGCGCCGAGAATCTCGAGGTCGCGGTGCGCGACCGCACCCAGGAATTGTGGGAAGCCAACCAGGCACTCAAGGCCGAAGCGATGGAGCGCGAAGCGGCCGAGGCGCAGCTCCGCCAGGTCCAGAAAATGGAAGCCGTGGGCCAGCTCACCGGCGGCATAGCGCACGACTTCAACAACATGCTCGCGGTCGTCGTCGGCGGCATCGACCTTGCTCAGCGCCGCCTGAATGGGCCTCGGCGGGAGGTGTTGATGCACCTGCAGAATGCGATGGAGGGCGCGACCCGAGCCGCCGCCCTCACCCGCCGCCTGCTGTCCTTTGCGCGGTCAGAGCCCCTCCTTCCCGAGCGCGTCGACAGCCGCGACCTGATCAACGGCATGTCCGACCTCCTCGACCGTACGCTGGGCGAGCGGATCAAGGTCGATGTCGAGCTCGATCCCGAAACCTGGCCGAGCTACGTCGACCCGCATCAGCTGGAAAATGCGATCGTCAACCTCGCCGTCAACGCCCGCGACGCCATGGACGGCCAGGGCATGATGCGCATCGCCACCGCCAACGTGACGCTCGCCGCCAACGAAGTCGGCGACGTCCGGCCCGGTCAATATGTGAAGATCTCCGTCACCGACACCGGCTGCGGCATGACGTCCGATGTCCTCGAACATGCGTTCGAGCCTTTTTTCACCACCAAGCCGGTTGGCAAGGGCACGGGCCTCGGCCTTAGCCAGATCTTCGGTTTCGCCCATCAGTCGGGCGGGGAGGTCGGGATCGAAAGCGAGGTCGGCAAGGGCACGACCGTCGCCATCTACCTGCCGCGTACCGAAGTCGAAGCCAAGGTCCGCGTCCACCCCGCCGTGCAGCGCGCCGCCGAGGAGGATGTCCACGTCCCGGGCGCGCGCATCCTGCTGGTGGAGGACGATCCGCGCGTCCGCACCGCAACCGTCGATGCGCTCGAGGACCTAGATTACGATCCGGTGGCCTGCTCCAGCGGCGCCGAAGCGATCGAACTGTTCCACGCGCGGGAATTCGACCTGGTGATCACCGACGTGATCATGCCCGAGATGACCGGGCCCGAACTGATCAAGCATCTGACCACCAATTACGAGCGCGATTTCGCGGTGCTGTTCGTGACTGGCTATGTCGGCGACGGGGAGAGCGACGAATTGCGCGGCCACGAGCTGCTGCGCAAGCCATTCACCGTCGGCGCGCTTGCTGGCGCGGTCTCCGCCGCCCTCGCCCGAACCGCGATCGACCCGCCCCGCCCGTCCGCAGCCGCCGCGAAAGCCTGA
- the spt gene encoding serine palmitoyltransferase has product MTDLFSKFDPLIEMREGLLATGVTDPFNLVMEKVESPTVAICNGRRTILLGTYNYMGMTFDPDVIAAGHKALDEFGSGTTGSRVLNGTYVGHKAVEEALKDFYAMDHAMVFSTGYQANLGIISTIAGKEDYIILDIDSHASIYDGCALGNAQIVPFRHNDVEALEKRLKRLPPETGKLVVLEGVYSMLGDVAPLKQMIAVCKAAGAMVLVDEAHSMGFIGENGRGVAEAQGVIDDVDFIIGTFSKSVGTVGGFCVSNHPKFEILRLVCRPYVFTASLPPSVVATATTSIRKLMHSADKRAHLWENSKRLHTGLKQLGFTLGTEETQSAIIAVIMPDLETGAAMWEALLREGLYVNLARPPATPANMTLLRCSLCTLHTEAQVTEILGMFAAAGRATGCIS; this is encoded by the coding sequence ATGACCGACCTCTTCTCCAAGTTCGACCCGCTGATCGAAATGCGCGAAGGCCTCCTCGCGACCGGCGTCACCGACCCCTTCAACTTGGTCATGGAAAAGGTCGAAAGCCCGACCGTCGCCATCTGCAACGGCCGACGCACGATCCTGCTCGGCACCTACAATTACATGGGCATGACCTTCGACCCGGACGTCATCGCCGCCGGCCACAAGGCGCTCGACGAATTCGGATCGGGCACCACCGGCAGCCGCGTGCTCAACGGCACCTATGTCGGCCACAAGGCGGTCGAGGAGGCGCTCAAGGACTTTTACGCCATGGATCACGCCATGGTCTTTTCGACCGGCTACCAGGCCAATCTCGGGATCATTTCGACCATTGCCGGCAAAGAGGATTACATCATCCTCGACATCGACAGCCACGCGTCGATCTATGACGGCTGCGCGCTCGGCAATGCGCAGATCGTGCCCTTCCGCCACAATGACGTCGAAGCCCTCGAAAAGCGCCTCAAGCGCTTGCCGCCCGAAACGGGCAAGCTGGTCGTCCTCGAAGGCGTTTATTCGATGCTCGGCGACGTCGCCCCGCTCAAGCAGATGATCGCGGTGTGCAAGGCGGCGGGCGCGATGGTGCTGGTCGACGAGGCCCATTCGATGGGCTTCATCGGCGAAAACGGCCGCGGCGTCGCCGAAGCGCAGGGCGTGATCGACGATGTCGATTTCATCATCGGCACCTTTTCCAAGTCGGTCGGCACCGTCGGCGGCTTTTGCGTCTCGAACCACCCCAAGTTCGAAATCCTGCGGCTGGTCTGTCGGCCCTATGTGTTCACCGCCTCGCTCCCGCCCTCGGTCGTCGCCACCGCCACGACCTCGATCCGCAAGCTGATGCACAGCGCCGACAAGCGCGCGCACCTTTGGGAAAACAGCAAGCGGCTTCACACGGGCCTTAAACAGCTCGGGTTCACGCTCGGCACCGAGGAGACGCAATCGGCGATCATCGCGGTCATCATGCCGGACCTCGAAACCGGCGCGGCGATGTGGGAAGCGCTTCTTCGCGAGGGGCTTTACGTCAATCTCGCCCGTCCGCCGGCGACCCCGGCCAACATGACCCTGCTCCGCTGTTCGCTGTGCACCCTCCACACGGAAGCGCAGGTCACGGAGATTTTGGGCATGTTCGCTGCGGCGGGCCGTGCCACGGGCTGCATAAGCTGA
- a CDS encoding acyl carrier protein, whose protein sequence is MSDRQQTLAKVLEMIAPFNKKGVDVGEATRFAQDLEWDSLTVLDFVANIEDEFDVIISMNMQAEIETVGQLVDALGKLKA, encoded by the coding sequence ATGTCCGACCGCCAGCAGACCCTCGCCAAAGTCCTCGAGATGATCGCGCCGTTCAACAAGAAGGGCGTCGACGTCGGCGAGGCGACGCGCTTCGCCCAGGATCTTGAATGGGACAGCCTCACCGTGCTCGATTTTGTCGCCAATATCGAAGACGAATTCGACGTGATCATCTCCATGAACATGCAGGCCGAGATCGAAACCGTCGGCCAGCTGGTCGACGCGCTGGGGAAGTTGAAGGCGTAA
- a CDS encoding NAD-dependent epimerase/dehydratase family protein yields the protein MRTPLRVALTGGTGFVGSHVIDHALAAGHDILALTRRDQAPRTGVTWVAGDLEQPATLKRLVEGADAVIHVAGVINAPDAAGFAQGNVAGTLAMLAAATAGGAKRFVHVSSLAAREPKLSLYGASKARSEALVQGSGLDWAIVRPPAVYGPGDRETLELFRMARHRLLIMPPRGRLSLIHVGDLARLLLALADPAAPSGLTIECDDGHPGGYSHREFGRALGAAIGTRPAILAAPAPLLKLAARADRLVRRDKAKLTPDRAAYFSHRDWVANPRLAAPPSLWAPKVDAVRGLKETADWYRAKGWL from the coding sequence GTGAGGACGCCCTTGAGAGTGGCGCTGACCGGCGGCACCGGATTCGTCGGGTCGCATGTCATCGACCACGCCCTCGCCGCCGGCCACGACATCCTCGCGCTGACCCGCCGCGACCAGGCGCCGCGCACGGGCGTCACCTGGGTCGCGGGCGACCTCGAGCAGCCCGCGACGCTCAAGCGCCTCGTCGAAGGCGCCGACGCGGTCATCCACGTCGCCGGGGTGATCAACGCGCCCGATGCCGCGGGCTTCGCGCAGGGCAATGTCGCGGGCACGCTCGCCATGCTTGCCGCCGCGACCGCCGGCGGCGCCAAGCGCTTCGTCCACGTTTCCTCGCTGGCAGCGCGCGAACCCAAGCTGTCGCTCTACGGCGCGTCGAAGGCCCGGTCGGAGGCGCTGGTGCAGGGCTCCGGGCTCGACTGGGCGATTGTTCGCCCGCCCGCCGTCTACGGCCCCGGCGACCGCGAAACGCTCGAACTGTTCCGCATGGCCCGTCACCGCCTCCTCATCATGCCGCCCAGGGGCCGCCTGTCGCTGATCCATGTCGGCGACCTCGCGCGCCTGCTCCTGGCGCTGGCCGATCCCGCCGCGCCCAGCGGCCTTACCATCGAATGCGATGACGGGCATCCCGGCGGCTACAGCCATCGCGAATTCGGCCGCGCGCTTGGCGCTGCGATCGGCACGCGCCCCGCCATTCTGGCCGCGCCGGCGCCGCTGCTCAAGCTCGCCGCCCGCGCCGACCGCCTCGTGCGCCGTGACAAGGCCAAGCTGACCCCCGACCGCGCCGCTTACTTCTCGCACCGCGACTGGGTCGCGAACCCGCGCCTGGCAGCCCCACCATCGCTGTGGGCGCCCAAAGTCGACGCCGTGCGGGGGCTCAAGGAAACCGCCGACTGGTACCGCGCCAAAGGCTGGCTCTAG
- the obgE gene encoding GTPase ObgE: MHFLDQAKIFVRSGAGGPGAVSFRREKFIEFGGPDGGNGGKGGDVVFEAVPGLNTLIDFRYTQHFRAPRGKGGAGSNRTGAGGDDLVIKVPVGTQVLADDEERTLLVDLTREGQRVVLLKGGLGGRGNASYKTSTNRAPRQHQPGEDGEELWVWLRLKLLADVGLVGLPNAGKSTFLNSVSNAGAKVGDYPFTTLRPQLGVVRHKGREFVLADIPGLIEGAAEGAGIGDRFLGHVERTRVLLHLVDGSGDDPVDAYRVVRDELEAYGAGLEDKTELLAITKADMLDAKRLAKVTKALEGASGARTFPVSAPLDDGMEPLLDAIIARLGSELAAERDESEAERPWTPL, from the coding sequence ATGCACTTTCTTGACCAGGCCAAAATCTTTGTCCGCTCGGGGGCGGGCGGCCCCGGGGCGGTCAGCTTCCGTCGCGAAAAGTTCATCGAATTCGGCGGTCCGGACGGCGGCAATGGCGGCAAGGGCGGCGACGTCGTGTTCGAAGCCGTGCCCGGCCTCAACACCCTCATCGACTTCCGCTATACGCAGCATTTCCGCGCGCCCCGCGGCAAGGGCGGCGCGGGCTCCAACCGCACCGGCGCGGGCGGCGACGACCTCGTCATCAAGGTCCCTGTCGGCACCCAGGTTCTGGCCGACGACGAAGAACGTACGCTGCTCGTCGACCTTACACGCGAAGGGCAGCGCGTCGTCCTCCTGAAGGGCGGCCTCGGCGGGCGCGGCAACGCCAGTTACAAGACCTCGACCAACCGTGCCCCGCGCCAGCACCAGCCGGGCGAGGATGGCGAGGAATTGTGGGTCTGGCTGCGGCTCAAGTTGCTCGCCGACGTCGGCCTCGTCGGCCTACCCAACGCCGGCAAGTCGACCTTCCTCAATTCGGTCAGCAACGCCGGCGCCAAGGTCGGCGACTATCCCTTCACCACGCTCCGCCCGCAGCTCGGCGTCGTCCGCCACAAGGGCCGAGAGTTCGTGCTCGCCGACATCCCCGGCCTGATCGAAGGCGCGGCCGAAGGCGCAGGGATTGGCGACCGCTTCCTCGGCCATGTCGAGCGCACCCGCGTCCTCCTCCACCTCGTCGACGGGTCGGGCGATGATCCCGTCGACGCCTATCGCGTGGTCCGCGACGAACTCGAAGCTTATGGCGCCGGGCTCGAGGACAAGACCGAACTCCTCGCCATCACCAAGGCCGACATGCTCGACGCCAAGCGGCTCGCCAAGGTGACCAAGGCGCTCGAAGGCGCATCGGGCGCGCGCACCTTCCCCGTCTCCGCCCCGCTCGACGACGGCATGGAGCCGCTGCTCGACGCGATCATCGCGCGGCTCGGAAGCGAACTTGCCGCGGAACGTGACGAGTCCGAAGCGGAGCGGCCTTGGACCCCGCTGTGA
- the nhaA gene encoding Na+/H+ antiporter NhaA: MSRRPISITREFLTNEASGGILLIAAAAVALVIANSPAAPAYFGALQSYLGPLSVLHWINDALMAGFFLLVGLEIKREFLDGELANPADRRLPIIAAAAGMAGPALIYLVIVGPGSDLARGWAVPAATDIAFALGVLALLGKRVPASLKLFLTTVAVVDDIGAVAIIAVAYTSDLNLAALAAAAAILAGMAALNRAGVQRLSIYLLLAAALWVATYASGVHATVAGVLAALTIPIRPSPGAPDDMESPLHRLEHALEPWVGYLIVPLFGFANAGVSLAGLNVAALLAPLPLAVAAGLFVGKQVAIFGSVRLAVAFGWGSRPRGATWLQVYGIAILCGIGFTMSLFIGTLAFSDPQQIDDVKLGILSGSFLSAIVGFAIIRFAARPKAAAGNPQH, encoded by the coding sequence CTGACCAACGAGGCGTCGGGCGGAATCCTTTTGATCGCCGCCGCCGCGGTAGCGCTGGTCATCGCCAACAGCCCGGCCGCGCCTGCCTATTTCGGCGCGCTGCAATCCTATCTGGGGCCGCTCAGTGTCCTCCACTGGATCAACGATGCGCTCATGGCCGGTTTCTTCCTGCTCGTCGGGCTGGAGATCAAGCGCGAGTTCCTCGACGGAGAGTTGGCCAATCCGGCGGATCGCCGGCTGCCGATCATTGCCGCGGCAGCAGGAATGGCCGGCCCCGCGCTGATCTACCTTGTGATCGTCGGGCCGGGCTCCGACCTTGCGCGCGGTTGGGCAGTGCCCGCGGCGACCGACATCGCCTTCGCGCTCGGCGTCCTCGCGCTCCTCGGCAAGCGCGTGCCCGCCTCGCTCAAGCTATTCCTGACCACCGTCGCGGTGGTCGACGACATCGGCGCGGTCGCGATCATCGCCGTCGCTTATACGAGCGACCTGAACCTCGCGGCCCTCGCCGCCGCGGCCGCGATCCTCGCCGGCATGGCCGCGCTCAATCGTGCCGGCGTTCAGCGATTGTCGATTTATCTCCTTCTCGCCGCTGCATTGTGGGTCGCGACCTACGCCTCGGGGGTTCATGCCACGGTCGCCGGCGTGCTTGCCGCCTTGACGATTCCCATTCGCCCAAGCCCCGGCGCGCCCGACGACATGGAATCTCCCCTTCACCGGCTCGAACATGCGCTGGAGCCGTGGGTCGGCTATTTGATCGTCCCGCTGTTCGGCTTTGCCAATGCCGGCGTGTCGCTCGCCGGGCTAAACGTCGCCGCCTTGCTCGCTCCGCTCCCGCTCGCGGTGGCTGCGGGGCTCTTCGTCGGCAAGCAGGTGGCCATCTTTGGCAGTGTCCGCCTGGCCGTCGCGTTCGGCTGGGGCAGCCGGCCGCGGGGCGCGACCTGGCTGCAGGTCTATGGGATCGCGATCCTGTGCGGGATCGGCTTCACCATGAGCCTGTTCATCGGCACACTCGCGTTCAGCGATCCCCAACAGATCGACGATGTGAAGCTCGGAATATTGAGCGGATCGTTCCTATCGGCCATCGTGGGCTTTGCGATCATCCGCTTCGCAGCTCGGCCCAAAGCGGCTGCGGGCAATCCCCAGCATTGA